GAGATTTTCGGGCTCCTCGGCCCGAACGGCGCGGGAAAGACGACGACGGTGAAGATGATCTCCGGCCTGGTCCGCCCCGATTCGGGCACGGTGCTGGTGGACGGGCTCGAGGTGGAGAAAAAACGGAAGCAGGTGCTCCAGCGCGTGGGCGTGGTGCTCGAGGGCACCCGCACCAGCATGTGGCCCCTGACACCGCTGGAAAACCTGATGTACTACGGCAACCTGAAGAACGTGCGCGGCGGCGCCCTCAAAAACCGCGCCCACGACCTGCTGGACTTCATCGGCCTGCAGGACAAGAAAAACGTGCAGGTGCGCCGCCTTTCGCGGGGGCAGAAGCAGAAGCTGGCCATCTGCATCGCCCTCATCGCGGACCCGCAGGTGCTGCTTCTGGACGAGCCGACGACCGGGCTGGACGTGCAGAGCAGCCGCGCCATCAAGGACCGCATCATCCAGATGACCCGCGAGCACGGCAGGGCCGTGCTGGTAACCACCCATGACATGCACGTCGCGCAGGAGCTCTGCGACCGGATCGGCATCATCAACAAGGGACGGCTGGTGGCGTGCAAGCCCACCGCCGAGCTTCTGGAGCTCTTCGCGGACCAGGTCTTCGCGTTCAGGGTGGACAACGCGCCCCCCGAGGCGCTGTTCACCGGCATCCCCGGCGTGCTGTCCATGGCGCGCGAGGAGGGGCCCGAGGGGGTGCTCCTGGTGGCGGGTTTGGACGCGGACGAGGGGCTGCGCTCCGAGGCCCTTTACGGTGTGGTCGAGCGGCTGCGCGGCCTGGGATGCCGCCTGCTCTCTGTGCACCAGCGCCAGCAGAACCTTGAAAGCGTCTTTCTCAGGCTGACCGGGAAACCCCTGGACACGGACGCTGCCGAAACGGCGGGGGAGGAGTGACAATGGGATTCTTTCTGGTCATGAAGGCGGAGCTGGTCCGCTCGTTCATCATCATGCGGCGCTACTGGTTCCGCACCATTACGGGCATGATCATGGGCTACGGCATGCTCATGGTGCTGGTCGCGGGCTTTATCTACAGCCGCCCCCAGGTGGAGGAGAATCTGAACAAGTTCAGCGACCCCGCCGCCGCCACCAATTTCGTCCTCGGCTTCATCATCGGCATGTTCGCCTTCGGCGTGGTCGGCATGTTCACCCAGGGCATCCAGGGAATGGCCACCACCGGCGTCCTCGAACAGCTCTGCATGAGCCCCCACGGGCTCATCACCAACTTCATGGCCCAGACCCTGGTCGGCTCCGTGGCCAGCATCCTGTCCTCCAGCCTGATGGTCTTCATGGTCACCTGGACCGTCGGCGGCATGCTCCACTGGGACACCCTGCCGGTGATGGTGCTGCTCGCGCTGACCTTTTTCAACCTGATCGGCTTCGGATTCATGGTCGGCGGGCTGGTGCTCGTCTTCAAGCAGGTGGGCCAGGTGGCCGTGCTCCTGCGCATGGCCCTCTTCGGCCTGGCGGTCTTCGCCCGCGAGGAACTGCTCCAGCAGCCCCTGCTGGTCCGCCTGGCCATCCATGTGCTCCCCGTCACCGACGCGGCCATCTGCATCAAGTATGTGCTCATCAAGGGGCAGCTCAACGCCGCGGGCGAGTTTGTAAGCGTGTTCCAGCATGAGAGTTTCTACTGGCTCATCGTCAGTTGCGCCGCCTGGACCGCCATCGGCCTCGTCGTCTTCAAGGCCATGGAGGACTGGAGCCGCACCAGGGGCACCCTGGGCTCGTATTAACCGGCGGGGGCCGGCCGTCGCGGCCCATTGGAAAGAGAGATGAACCCGGCACCTATGAGAGATACGGAGCAAGAATTGCGGCGCGACAGTGTTCTCCAAAGCCATTCCCCCTTTGAAGGGGGTGGCCCTTTAGGGCCGGGGGATGTGGCTTCCGAGAACGCCGTGGTTTTTGGAGAAGAACATCCCCCGGCCCTAAAGGGCCACCCCCTTCAAAGGGGGAACAAGAGAGGCATCCACCGGCACTTTCAAAGGGGGCTAGGTGACGCGCCCATGCCTTTGGTTGTGTCCATACAGTTGGCCGTGTCCATGCCGGAAGCCGTGGCATGACGGGGGAACGGCTGCACCGGTTCGAGGTGGACGGCACCCGCTATGCCCTGGACCCGGAGACCTGTTTCTGTTTCGAATGCGACGAGGCGTCGTGGGACGTGCTGGGGCATTACCCGACGGAAACGGTGAACCGCATCTGTCATCTCCTGGAGGGCCGGCATCCAAGGACCGAGGTCGAGGAGGTCATCGGCGAGCTTGAATGGCTGCGCTCGACCAAATCCATCCTCCAGACACCGCGCCAGGAGGAGCTCGCCAGGCGTTTTGAACTGGAAACGGGACTGCGGGAGATGACCGTTTTGGAAATCCCCGCAGAGGGCGTGCCGGACGGCGTTTTTGTGGAGACAGCCGCCATGGCGGGACGGCTTCTGCTGGCGCGGTCGGAACGGCAGCGCGCCCTGCGCCTGGACCTCCGCATGGCGGGGGCGGAATCCTGGCGGCGCGTGCTTGCCTCGGACGCATGGCACGGGGCCGCCGGGGAATTGTGCCGCCTCGCGAATCAGTCCGGAAAAAAACTCTCCCTTTCCACGGGCTTTGACGCGTCCGAACAGGCGGCGCGGTCCAAATTCCTCGCGGGGCACGGTGTGGAGGTTTCTTTTGTGTCCGCCGGGGACGGCGCGCCCCCCCCTGCGGAGGCGTGGCGAAAGCTTGCCGCCGTCAAAACGGACCGTCTGGACAAGATGCCGGGGTTCTTCGATTCGGTCAGTGACATCTTTGCCGGACGCCTCACGGTGCGCCCCGGCGGCGACAATTTCGACGGAATGGTCGCCGCGCTGGAAAAGGCGGGTTTCGCGTGGGTGGAGTTCGACACGGACGCGCCGTTTATTACCCTTCCAGGTCTGGACCCGGAGCGGTTCACCGACAGTCTGCTGCGCAACGCATCGGACTACGCGGAACTTTTGCTGAAGGGCCGCCTTCTCCGTGTCGAGCCGTTCGCCTCCCTCTTTCTGCAAATCTACCACGGCGAGCCCAAATTCCGCAGGGACCCCGCCGGAGTCAACGCCCTCGCCGTCACCGGCTCGGGCGGCGTTTTCCCCGGCCCGCATTTCATGGGAATACCCGCGTGTCACGCGGGCAGTCTGCGCGGGAATCTTGACGCGGACCTCCTCCGGCGTTTCAACGACGCGGGGGCGCTCACCACGCCCGCCTGCCTGCGCTGCTGGGCGCGGGGGCTGTGCGGCGGCGGGGACACCGCCCTGCACCAGGCGCGCACCGGCGACTTCCGTGTCCCCGATCCGGTCTGGTGCGGCGCGCGCCGGCGCGGTATTGAGGGGGCCGTGGCCGCGTTCAACCGCCTTTCCGGCGCCGGGGTGAACTTCACCCGGCTGCATGGGAACCTGTCACGGCGGGCGCGCCCGTCCCTCTGGACCATGGCACGGGCCGCCGTCCAGTTGCGCATTTCCGCGCGGCCCCTGGAGGAGGCGGACGCGCCCCTGCTCGTCCGCTGGGAGAACTGGAACGACGCGGCCTACTTCACCTTCACCGAGGGCGGCATGCTCCTCGGGGCGCGCTATGACCGCGAGATGGACGCGCTGCACCCCTCCCCCGTGGCGCAGGAACTCCTGCTGACCCGGCGGGACGGGCGGCCCATGGGGCTGGTCCGGGTGAAACCCGACCTGCTCCCCGGCCTCGGCTGGCTCTGGCTCTATCTCCGGAAGGAGGAGGACTACGCCGCCGGGGCGGTCCGCTCCTCCCTGCGCATGCTGCTGGGCGAGGCCCTGCGCGGCCGTGGACTGCGCCGCGTCATCACCCCTGCCGGTCCCGGCGAGGACGCCCTCGCAGGATGCCTCGCCGCCGCCGGATTCATCCACGCGGGCACCGCCCGCGGCGCGCTCTTCCTCCACGGCAAGTACCACGATGTGCGGCTCTTCGCATACGAGATTGCGGAGACGGATTAAGCGGCGCCCTTCAACCGGGAAGAAGGCGGTTGAAAGCGGGGTTTTCACGCGGGCCATGGACAGCATGAAAGCAAGGTAGCCTGCGACCGTAACTATGGGGAAAAAGCATGGGTAAAAAGTACTGTGTTTTGTATCTGAGCCCCCCCCGACTTGACATCGGATCAGACATAGTTTATGATATGGGCATGTTTGCTATAATACAATTGTGCCCACATAATAAACAAAACCCGGTCATGTGGGCCAACTTCTCAGATGAGGGGAGTGCATGAGCCTGCCTTTTACAGAACAGGCGGTTGCGGAGGCCCTGACGGTTCGGCTCCGTGAAATGGGAATAGCGGTCCTCATGGAGGCTCCCAAGGTGTCCGGCACCGCAGACATGGAAGTCATCCTGCCCTCGGGCCACCATCTCTTCCTGGACTATCTACCCAACCTGACATCAAACCAACTGGCGGGTGCAGCCCGCCGTCTGCGCACATCACTCCCTGCTGAGGCGTTGGCGGGCGTGGTGGTGCGCCGTCTTGGCCCAAGCCTGCTGGACGCCTGCAAGGCGGAAAAGGTGTGCGCGTTTGGCCTGGACGGAAATGCCTATGTGCGGACGCCGGGGGTGTATGTGGAGCGTCTCCTGCCCGCGCCGCCAGTGAAACGGATGCCGTCGGCCGGGACATGTTTCACGGCAAAGGCGTCGCGATTGCCTCGGGCACTGCTCGCCCTGTACCCGGAAGCCCATACCCAGGCGGTCTTGTCGGAAGAAACGGGACTCAGCCGGGGATATGTCAGCATCCTGACCTCCCGCCTGGCAGAGGACAGACAGGTTTCGATCCGCTCTGACCGACTCCATCTTGAGGACCCGGACCGGCTTCTGGACGCATGGGCAGCCCACTACCGCATGGACCGGCACCGCCAGTTTCATTTCGCGACGGTGATGAACGGTTACGAGCAGGGAATCGGAAAGTTGGCGCGGGCGCTGGAGGTGTCGGGTGTGAAGTTTGCATTTACGGGATGGACGGGGGGATACCTGCTCACCCCCCACACGACGCCGACGCTTCTGACAGCTTATGTGGAGCGGGTGCCGGAGACACTGGCGGGGATTCATCCCGTGGAACGGAGAGGCAACGTGCTGCTGCTGGTGCCGCAGGACACGGGGGTGTTTCAATTCACGACTCCCTCACCCTTCGGACCGGTGGTTAGCGACGCGCAGGTGTATCTGGACCTGCTGGGAATGCAGGGCCGAGCCAGGGAACAGGCGGACATGCTCCGCCATGAACGGTTGGACTTCCGGGGGAGAACGTTGTGACACCAAAACCAAAGACTGCGGAGGGGTATTCTCGTGATGGCACGGATCTGGCTGAACGTGTGCTCCTTGATGTGTGGTCCCGGCTGGGAGACTTTCGGGAACATTTGGTGCTGGTGGGCGGGCTCGCGCCGCGATACATCGTGCGTCAGGCGGGGGAAAGTCCCTTTTCCGCCCCACCCCCGCACGTGGGTACGGTGGATGTGGACCTCGCGGTCAGCCTGACCGTGGCCTCGCTCCGCACCTACCAGTCCATCCACTCCACACTGGTGGAAACGATGGGGTTTGAGCCGGGCAGGGGCCGGGGCGGACGCGACCAGCGCCATTCCTTTATCAAACGGGTAGGCGTCACGCCGATTGTCCTGGATTTCCTCACCACGAAGTACGGCGGTCCGGAAAACTCCTTGATGCGCGAGGTGGAGGAGCACTTGAGCGCCATCCAGGTGGAGGGCCTGGGTCTCGCCTTGAAAGACCCGCTTCAGGTCCATGTCGAGGGACTGCTGCTTGAGGGCGGGCTGTACGGGGCCATGGTGAATGTATGCCGGCCGGGGCCGTTCGTCGTGCTGAAGGCGCTGGCTCTGGAAAAACGCGGTGAGCACAAAGATGCGTATGACCTTGTTTACGTGTTGCGCCACTACAAGGAAGGCCCCGAGTCTGTGGCTTGCGAGATTCCGGAGGAAGAACGCGCCGAAGAGTCCTTCCAGAAAGCCCTTTCCGTGTTGAGGGCGCGGTTCGAAAGCATCGGGCACGACGGCCCGGTGAAGTGCGGCACTTTCCACCACAGCGAAGTTAACACAGCCGCGCAGGCCTATGCCGCCGTTCAAGATTTTCTAAATGCCCTGCGGTGACTCCTCCGCCCTCTTTGTTCGACTTTCGCACCCCAAAAATGGCGGGAACGTTTCCTCCCGGGAAAAACCGTCTCCGGTGCGCATATAGAAGAACGCCGCCGGTGAGGGGTCCCGGCGGCGTTGACACACGGTGATTCAGTTCCGGCTCAGTTGGCGGGCGCGCCGACCTCGTCGCCCTCGGGGGCGGGCACCTCGTCCCCGTTCCCGTTGGCGTCGAAGGAAACCTCCTGCTGCTCGGGCACGCGCGGCGGAATCTCGATCATGCACTTGTCGCCGTCGCAGTAGAGGTCCTGGGCCTCGTCGGTGTTGACCAGCTCGAAGTTGAGCGGGCCGAGTTTGGCCTTGGCCTGCTCGTAGACCTCGCGGGTGATCTCCTGGTAGGGCGCCTGGGGATAGTTGTGCTCCGTAAGGGGGAGGAAACTGACGGACTTCAGGCGCGTCTCGTACAGCTCGAGTATCTGCGGAATCTCGACGGCCTCGTCCGGCTTGAAGGTGATCGTGGCGCTCACCTGGTTGTCCGCCCAGTAGTACTGCATCTGGGCGACGTTCTCGACCTGCTCCCACACGGACACCCCCGTCTTGCTGCGGCTGAAAAACTCCTCGTGGACCGGGAAATAGACCACCCAGGTGTTGTCGCCGTAGACCGACTCCTCGATGCGGTACCCCGCGCGGCGCAGCGGCTCGATGAGCGGGCTGGTCTTGTCTATGCGGATCGTGCGGTAGTAGTACTCGGAGTGCGCGTAGTGGATGCCCGGCGTGACCCCCGGCAGCAGGGACACGGTGCCGCTGGGCTTGATGCTGGTCTTCTTGATGCTCTCGGGCACGCAGAGCCACTGCGAGTAAATGCGGTCCAGCTTGCCGATGTACTGGTAGCCCTCGTCGCACCAGCGGAAGTGCGCGCGCCGCCCGTGCCGCTGGAAACTCTCGACGATGCCGGACTGGGACAGGCCGATGCGGCGGTTCCGCAGCATGATGGCGTTGGTGCGCTCGTTGTGCGTGGGGATCAGCGTCACGGTCTTCGCGTAGAGGTACGCGAACTTCAGGGTGCGCAGGTACTCCTCAAGGGTGGCGTGCCGCGAGGGGAAGGTCTCGACCAGGTTGCATATCTCGTAGGACTCGAGGCTCTGCTCGGCGCAGGGGTTGGTGCCGGAGACCTTCGCGTCCACATACTGGGCCCCGTCCTTGAGGCGGCCGTAGGCGCGGGCGTTCTCAAGCCAGAAGTAGCCCGGCTCGCCGTTCTTCGCGGTCTGCGTGCCCGTGCGCATGTAGTCCATGCCCTCGCGGGCGATGACGCTGTTGTTGGACGCCCAGCGCCAGGCCATCATCTGCTCCTTGTGCAGGTTCGGGTCCTTGAGCTGGAGGTACTCGCCGTCGTCCGGGTCACCCAGCGCCAGCTCCGCCGTGCGGCGCACCCCGCCGGAGACCACGCACTTGCCGATCACGTTCATCAGGTCCGTGATGTCCGTCGAGGAGATGTTGTGCCCCGCGCGGGGCGCCAGAATGCGGTCTATGTTCTTCACGCACTCCATCAGCGGGCCGGGGCCCGGCGCGATCCCGCCGAAGGTCTTGATGGGGGCGCCCATGGGCCGGATTTTCCCGTAGTCCACATGGGCCGGACGCCGCGCCTTGCCCACATACGAATTGAGGATGACCCGGACCAGGTCGCCCCAGCCCTCCTTCGAGTCCTCGACCACATGGGTGTACTCGCCCTGCAGCGGCGCCTGGATGGTCACGCGGCCCGCGCCCTTGGTGTCAAAGGCGACACCCGTCCCCAGCATGGACAGGTCCATCAGGAAGCAGAACGGCTCCGCGAAATCCGTCTCCAGGTCCTCGGTCGAGACGAAGGCGCAGTTGTTCAGGGCCGCCGAGCCGCGCTCGTAGATGTAGTCCGAGCCCATCATCCACAGCCCGCGGCCCGGGGGCAGGAAACGGAAGCCCCACATGAGCTTGAACATCTCCTGGGCAGAACGCTGGGCCTTCTCCGGCTTCCAGGGCAGCTTCAGGCTGGCGCAGTGGTTGAGCTGGATCGTGTAGCAGCCCTCGACCACGCGCCGCAGGGTCTCCCAAAACTCCTCGGTGCGGCCCGTCCCGTCGTTGACCGACCGGGCGTAGGTGCGCTTGAAGGTGATGTAGCCCAGGGGCCCCCATTCGGGCTGCCGCCCCCTGTATCCGTCCAAAAATTTCTCCGACAATTTGAACCGCTCACGAAGCGTGAACATGCCCGTGCCTCCTTCTGCCTGACATCGCTTCACAAACCAGAACCACACACAACAACCGCCACCCCGTCCCCTGGATTTCCATCAGACCTTGCCGCATTCCGTGTGAACCCACGGCAGGCCGTCGGCCTCCTCCACCACATAATCAGCGAACAAATTCGGGTGCCGGTCCCGCACGATGCGGAAGACCTCCCCGAACAAAAAACGTATCTCCTCCTCGGCGTGCGGGTCCGTGCGGCTCTCAATCACATGCCGCAGCGCCCGGAAATTGCACGACCATCCGATGGTGGTCGCCAGTCCGATGGGCGCCATCCGCCGAAACGCCGAGGTGAGCTTCTTCTTCACCGAAAACTGCCCCTCGTCCTCGATCTTGTACAGTTCCGCCAGCTCCCGCTGTATCGCCTCCAACTGTTCGAAGGTCCGCACAAAGACCTCCATGCCCTCGCCGCTCTCGCGGATGTGCGTGGGCACATAGGCCGAAAGCCCGTCCAGACGCACAAAGCGCAGAGACTCCTGCGAGACGGCCGTGCCCGCGCGGTGGCGCACCAGCTCATGCGTGACCACGCGGCTCACATCGGCGAAAATGAAGTTCAACTGCGCGTGCTCCAGCACGCTGCCGTGGCCCACGCTCAGTATGTTCGACAGGTAGGGGGCGTTCCCCTGGCGCACCCTGGTGACGTTCGGGTTCAGGCCCGGCTCAAACGAGCGGTAGCACAGTCGGCCCATCAACTCGCTCAGGGCCTCGCTGTCGCTCGGTGCGTCCGTGGACCATCCGGGCACCCCGATATGCTCCAGATAGCCGCGCAACCCGGCCTCGTTGAGACGGGTTTCCCCCACCAGAAAAACTTTGGGCTCGACTACTTTCACTGCTTGCAATCCCGTTTGGACACGTGGACACCATATACCTGTTTGGACGCCCCGGACACGACACATTCCCGAAGCGGGGCGTGATTATAAAAGGCAAACAGTCACTTGTAAAGCCTCTTGTTAAGGACGCATTAGGGGGCAAAATTCACAGATTTAATAGCCACAAGACAATATCCAAGAATACTATATAAAGTACTTTGTAAGGTTATTTACAACAATATATAGTGTGTTTCGCGCTCGGCGACCGTTGGAACGCATGCGCTCCACGCTCGCTGGCGCAGCCATGGAAGGCCACAATACCCTACTTTACCTTGTAAAAGCCGCATACGGCAATTCGCCCAGGCCCACACCTCGGGAAGGAAAGACTTGACGAAAAAGCCAAAACAGGAAAAGCTCCTATCAATATATTGGAATACATTTTTTATAACCACAACATATTGTGTTATTACCGAAAAAATACGCGATAGCCTTGAATCTCTTGGGGTGGCCGTTTTGATGGGTTATTTGCATGCGGGCGAGGACGCTTTTGCGCTGTCGCGCAACCTGTACCGGAACGGAACATGCCGGGGCGCTAAAACCGCTCAAAAAAGGTGAATTGGGCCGGGCACGTGCCTATAATCGGCTTGAACGATTAAATGGCGGCTCCATCCAGCCCATATGAGAGGGTGATTATGGCCAAGTCCAGCAAAAAAACAGGCACCTACCCGTCGGACACCTACACCGTGCGGGGCGTTATTTTTGGCACGGAAAACGTGGTGGATGTCAGTGTGGGCATCTTCACCAATGACATCATGCAAATTGGCCGCCCGGGCCGGGAACGGGTCACCTACGGGGATGAAAACTGCATGATTGTCCCGACCCTGGTGGACACCCAGGTGAACGGCGCATTCGGGGTGGACCTGCAGGCGGATGATTTGTGTGTCGAGGATGTCTGGGAAATCGCGGCGTACCTGGCCGCCTCCGGCGTGAGCAACTGGTTTCCCACGCTCACCACGGCGCCCCTCGACGCGATGGCGTCCCGCTGTGCCGTCATCGCCGAGGCGGCGAAAGAGATGCCCCCGCCCCTGGGCGCGGCCATTGCGGGCATCCACCTCGAGGGGCCGTTCATCTCGCCCGAAGACGGGGCGCGCGGCGCGCACCCCCTCGAACATGTGCGTCCTCCCAACGTAAAAGAGATGGAAATGCTCCTGCGCGCGGGCGGCGGACTGGTGCGCTGCGTGACCCTTGCCCCGGGGCTGCCCAAAGTGAAGAGCCTCATCCGGCTTCTTGTGAAACAGGGCATTGTGGTGTCCCTTGGCCACCACAACGCCACGGCGAAGGAGATAACGGAGGCGGTGGACGAGGGGGCGAGTCTCTGCACCCACCTGGGCAACGGCCTTCCGGCGATGATTCACCGGCACAACAACCCCCTCTGGCCGCAACTGGCGGACCCGGACCTGGGCATTTCGGTGATAGGCGACCTGCACCATTTGCCCGTGGAGATGCTCGATGTGCTGGTGAGGGCCAAGGGGTGGGAAAAAACCCTGCTGGTGTCGGACTGCACGCGCCTGGCCGGCATGCCGACGGGTGAATACACCATGATGGGGCAGACGGTCGAAAAACTCCGGGGGGGGAAAGTGGTCCTGAAGGGCACGGACCTGCTTGCGGGGAGTTCAACGCCCCTGTTTGAGGCGGTCCAGAGGCTTGGCGCATATTCTCTTCTCCCGCCGATGGTGCTGCAAGGGATGGCCTCGATGTCTCCGGTCGTTTTTTTTAATATTGACTATCCCGGCTGGCCGTTGGAATACGGCAAAAAGGCCAACTTCATCCTGCAGCGCGTCGAGGGCGTGGGATATACCGCGAGGGACCTCATACAGGTTGTCATGTTTAACGGGGGCATGCACACCCCCAGCCGCTACTGGAAAGTGAGCCGCCACTTTCCGCGGGGTTGCAGGAAGGAAACGCTGGAACGCCACCAATTCATGAGCAAAGTCTATTCAGCCCGGCAGTCTCCGCACTGACCAGGGCTTTTTCGGCTCGCCGTCCAGCGAGGAGGCCACGGCGGCGAAGCACAGCGCCAGGGACTCCAGGTTCTCCAGGGCGCTGTTGTAGTGCCGTTTGTTCTCCTCCACGGCGCACAGCAGCTCGGAAATGGTCCCCTGGAACCCGTTGGTGAACCACTCCCCCGAAAGAAGCGGGGTCGCCGTCCCGGCGTCGGTGTGAAGGGTCACCTCCTGCCGGTTCAGGTCCGGACCGCCGGAGATGATCGTTCCCCGGTCACCCACCACAACGGTGCGGCTCTCCACCCCGTGGCGCGTCGCGCCGTTCATCACCAGCGAGGCCTGGGCGGCGGGGTACTCCATCACCGCGTGGGCCAGCAATGGCGGGGCGGCCTCCTGACCGGGGGCGCGGCGCACCGCGGCGTACACGCGCCCGGCGCGCTCCCCGCCCATGAAACCCTGCACAAGGTCAAACCAGTGGATGCCGAAGTCGAAAAGGGCGAGGTCGCGCATCGTGTTGAAGGGCGTGGCCGCGGTCCAGTTGTGGTCCCAGTGCAGGCTCATCCGGACCGATTCCACCGCGCCTGTAAGGCCGCGGGCGACGGCCTGTCGCATGTAGCTGAAGTGGGGCGCCCACCGCGCGTTCTGGTTGACGGCCAGCTTCAGTCCCTGCTGGTCCGCAAGTTCTATCAACTGCATGCCCCGGTCCAGGTCCGTGACAAACGGCTTCTGGCTGAGAACATGCCGCCCCGCGCACAGGGCGTCCTCGATGACCGACGCCCGTTCGGCGGGGTGGATGGCGGCGTCCACCACCTCCACCCGGTCGTCATGGAGAAGCCTGCGGTGGTCGCTGTACACGGCGGCCTCGGGAAAGTAGCGCGCCCGCAGGGTTTCGGCCCGTTCGGGAACCGTGTCGCACAGGGCGGCCACGGGGTAGCCCATGGCGAGGCAGGCCTCGAGATGCCTCGGCGCGATGCCCCCGCATCCGATTAGGCCGATGCCCGGCACGGCGCTCCGGGGACGTTGGGGAAGATAGGGCAGTTCGGGGGCGGGATACGTACCGTCCCCGGCTGTGTCCGCGCAGGATGTCTTGGTCATGGGGTGGTCCCTGGTTATGTTGTCATGTGTCACCACAAAAGAATAAAACACCACAGACCGCAAAACAATCTCAATCTGGAACTTTTTGGCAAAACGGGTATTAACCCGGCAGATGGGTTCCTGTCGTCCACATCGTCCATAATTGCCCCAAATCTTCCGCTTCCGCTTGGGGCTTCTCCAGGGAGTTTGTTACAATCAGCCCATGACCAAAGTGTTAAACACCATAAATGGCCCCCGTCACAGGAGGAAACTCCGGTGATCAAGTGGTTTGTCAGTCTGGCCGAATGGTTTTGGAAAGACCTGCTCGGCGCCGGGGTGCTGTGGCTCGAGGGCACGCTGGGAATCGCTCCGCTGGGCGCGACCGCCTCGGCGGCCCTGCGGGCGGCCATGATTGTGGTCCCCCTGCTGGTGCTGCTGGAAATCAAGGCCCGCATCCAGAACTATTTTCACGAGCGGCGCATCCGCAGGAGCATGAAGGGCCACGAAGTCCAGGAGACGGGCACCCAGCCCGACAACCCCTTCGCGGACCAGTTGGACGCGGCCCGGAGCCCGGACCGTGTCATTGCGCAGTTGAAAAAAGAAAAGCGTTATGGACGCCTCGGTGACACCCTGGCCGCGCTCAACCGGCCCGCCGAGGCGGCGAAGTGGTACCTGAAGGACGGGAAAACCCTGCGCGCCGCCGAGGAGATGGCAAAGGCCGGAAACACCGCCAAAGCCGCGCGCCTGCTGTGGAAGGGCGGCGAATACGGCACGGCGGCGCGTTTTTACGCGGACCTGGGCAAGCTCGCCAAGGCGGCAGAGGGCTTCGATCGGGCCGGCATGACGGCGGAGGCCGCCAGTGCCCACGCGGAGTCGGGCCGGCTGGACCGGGCATTGGACACATTTACAGAATATTTTGACAACACCGGCGCGCCGCTGGCCGATCAGGAGAAAATGGCGGACCGCTGCTATCAGATGCTGCTGGACCCCGCTTATGCCCCCAAGATGGACCCCGAAGCGCGCCGCGTGCTGCTGGCGCGGGTCGGGCGGCGTTTCCTGGCCTCGGGACGGGCCGCCCTGGCGGCCCAGGTGCTCCGGGACGCGGGGGAATACCGGCGGGCCGCGGAAATTTTCACGCGCCTGGGAAATGACACCGAGGCGCGGCGCTGCATGGCCGCAGCGGCCCGGCACGGGT
This genomic interval from Candidatus Hydrogenedentota bacterium contains the following:
- a CDS encoding Gfo/Idh/MocA family oxidoreductase, with translation MTKTSCADTAGDGTYPAPELPYLPQRPRSAVPGIGLIGCGGIAPRHLEACLAMGYPVAALCDTVPERAETLRARYFPEAAVYSDHRRLLHDDRVEVVDAAIHPAERASVIEDALCAGRHVLSQKPFVTDLDRGMQLIELADQQGLKLAVNQNARWAPHFSYMRQAVARGLTGAVESVRMSLHWDHNWTAATPFNTMRDLALFDFGIHWFDLVQGFMGGERAGRVYAAVRRAPGQEAAPPLLAHAVMEYPAAQASLVMNGATRHGVESRTVVVGDRGTIISGGPDLNRQEVTLHTDAGTATPLLSGEWFTNGFQGTISELLCAVEENKRHYNSALENLESLALCFAAVASSLDGEPKKPWSVRRLPG